In Ectothiorhodospira sp. BSL-9, a single window of DNA contains:
- a CDS encoding 2-oxoacid:acceptor oxidoreductase family protein, whose amino-acid sequence MIFKRKPSQDFKYTGTRAAMDGNTAVIHCERESSDAAGAYPITPSTQMGEMWAEEVSKGHVNISNRSLVFIEPESEHAAAAVTAGLAMTGMRAINFSSAQGVAFMHESLYAAAGKRLPYILNVGCRAITKAALNVHASHDDYHCVDDTGFFQVFAKNAQEAADLNIISHKVAELALNPGIVGQDGFLTTHLIESMKVPERELIAEFLGRPDDMIDCPTPAQRMIYGEKRRRIPATWDVDNPMVSGALQNQDSYMQQVAAQRPYFYDHVAELTDQCMEEFYQLTGRRYNRAQGYRTDDAEYLIVGQGSMVATAEAVADYLRATRGIKLGVVNITMFRPFPGALLAGLLKGRKGVAVLERTDQPLAEDLPLMRETRSAVSKAIENGVAGKVMPYAEYPSYRSSDIPRMYSGAYGLGSRDLQPEGLIAAVENMLPNGSQRTFFYLSVDFIRDKAASPKQELHQQAVEEAYPKVRQLALRGSENPSLMPDEAIAVRLHSVGGWGAMTTGKNLAMTLFDLLDFHIKANPKYGSEKKGQPTTYYLAAAPEPIRVSNELKTVDVVLSPDPNVFDHSDPLAGLVKGGAFIIQSSLESQEAVWQSFPPAAQRYVIENEIRVFYVDAFKIARDEASNADLQFRMQGIAFQGAFFAASPVMKRRGLTEETLFKAIEDQLQDKFGGKGARVVQDNLRVVRRGFEELTEVTDKVVTQGAIASDQIRVPDMPVMLKRMPQSSMASSDIHRFWEQTGSFYVSGQGNDNLADPFIAQSMIPASTGIYRDMTQIRFDYPEWKPEKCTACGDCYTVCPDSAIPGLTNTIGEVFDTAVRRIEIGGKPTRHLRRAVRDLEKRLRNALTQAGDGADVRAELDFAITHLLAETELAGDDKVKLEEELGWLKNSIGDFQFAVTKPYFGALEKRAKGSGGLFSLTLNPYTCKGCMECVEICEEDALVVTPQNPESVDTMRRNWDFWMDLPTTRPDYIRIEDLDEGIGALETLLLDKKAYGSMNCGDSACLGCGEKTTVHLFTATVTALMQPRVKAHLKKLDDLIERLEQHVRLKLAEGMDLSNVQAVNQVIGEHADKDLTLARLSTALDAGGSHTLDPDWLQWTSGVLSKLKDLRWRYLEGPSGRGRTEMGVINATGCTSVWGSTFPYSPYPFPWASHLFQDTPSMAMGIFEGHMAKMAEGFKAIRMAELELAGKYDPLEHDAHFAQFNWEQFSDEEFHLCPPVVGIGGDGAMYDIGFQNLSRALMSGMPIKVLVLDTQVYSNTGGQACTSGFISQVSDMAPYGKAWKGKEETRKEISLIGMAHRTSYVMQGAISNVTHLLESFIEGLNSRRPAMFNVYAVCPPEHGVGDDVAFAQSKLAVESRAYPLFRYNPDRGVTFRECSDLEGNPAMDADWPTYTLKYQDENGEEGTLELPMTFADFALTEGRFRKHFRKAPQDTWNDDMLPLHEFLEMSEDEREGRFPYIWTVDEKNRLGRVLVSEELVRSAEERRDFWKQLKGLLGLDHEVVDADAVAAQTRTDMAQRLSAALLSLASGEGNGQLAAALEGSAAPAPAQTPALAPAGAAPASTQAVSQGASNPANDGGNGGLAWEYEPVWVETNECTACDECLEIAPGVFAYDDNKQAVVVDPKGGSYKDIVRAAEKCAALAVHPGTPANAKEPDAEKLMKRAAKFN is encoded by the coding sequence ATGATCTTCAAGCGCAAGCCATCGCAGGATTTCAAATACACGGGTACCCGGGCGGCCATGGATGGCAACACGGCGGTGATCCACTGTGAGCGGGAGTCCTCGGACGCCGCGGGTGCCTACCCCATCACCCCTTCCACCCAGATGGGGGAGATGTGGGCGGAAGAGGTCTCCAAGGGCCATGTGAACATCTCCAATCGTTCCCTGGTGTTCATCGAGCCGGAATCCGAGCACGCTGCTGCCGCCGTCACCGCCGGCCTGGCCATGACCGGCATGCGCGCCATCAACTTCTCCTCGGCCCAGGGCGTGGCGTTCATGCACGAATCCCTGTACGCCGCTGCCGGCAAGCGCCTGCCCTATATCCTCAATGTCGGCTGCCGCGCCATCACCAAGGCCGCACTGAACGTGCACGCCTCCCACGATGACTACCACTGCGTGGATGACACCGGCTTCTTCCAGGTCTTCGCCAAGAATGCCCAGGAAGCCGCAGACCTGAACATCATTTCCCACAAGGTGGCCGAGCTGGCCCTGAACCCCGGCATCGTGGGTCAGGATGGCTTCCTCACCACCCACCTGATCGAATCCATGAAGGTGCCGGAGCGGGAACTGATCGCCGAGTTCCTGGGCCGTCCCGACGACATGATCGACTGCCCCACGCCCGCGCAGCGCATGATCTACGGCGAAAAGCGCCGCCGCATTCCTGCCACCTGGGACGTGGACAACCCCATGGTTTCCGGTGCCCTGCAGAACCAGGACTCCTACATGCAGCAGGTGGCGGCCCAGCGGCCCTACTTCTACGATCACGTGGCCGAGCTCACCGATCAGTGCATGGAAGAGTTCTACCAGCTCACCGGTCGTCGCTATAACCGTGCCCAGGGCTATCGCACCGACGATGCCGAATACCTGATCGTGGGGCAGGGCAGCATGGTGGCCACCGCCGAGGCCGTGGCCGACTACCTGCGTGCAACCCGCGGCATCAAGCTGGGCGTGGTGAACATCACCATGTTCCGTCCCTTCCCCGGTGCCCTGCTGGCTGGCCTGCTCAAGGGCCGCAAGGGTGTGGCCGTGCTGGAGCGGACCGATCAGCCCCTGGCGGAAGACCTGCCGCTGATGCGCGAGACCCGTTCCGCCGTGAGCAAGGCCATCGAGAATGGCGTGGCCGGCAAGGTGATGCCCTACGCCGAGTATCCGTCCTACCGCAGCAGCGACATTCCGCGCATGTACTCCGGTGCCTATGGCCTGGGGTCCCGCGACCTGCAGCCCGAAGGCCTGATCGCCGCCGTGGAAAACATGCTGCCCAACGGCAGCCAGCGCACCTTCTTCTACCTGTCGGTGGACTTCATCCGCGACAAGGCGGCCAGCCCCAAGCAGGAACTGCACCAGCAGGCCGTGGAAGAGGCCTACCCCAAGGTGCGCCAGCTGGCCCTGCGCGGCTCCGAAAACCCGAGCCTGATGCCCGACGAGGCCATCGCCGTGCGTCTGCACTCCGTGGGCGGCTGGGGCGCCATGACCACCGGCAAGAACCTGGCCATGACCCTGTTCGACCTGCTGGACTTCCACATCAAGGCGAACCCCAAGTACGGTTCCGAGAAGAAGGGTCAGCCCACCACCTATTACCTGGCTGCTGCGCCCGAACCCATCCGCGTGAGCAACGAGCTCAAGACCGTGGACGTGGTGCTCTCGCCCGACCCGAACGTGTTCGACCACTCCGATCCGCTGGCCGGTCTGGTCAAGGGGGGTGCGTTCATCATCCAGTCCAGCCTGGAGAGCCAGGAAGCCGTGTGGCAGAGCTTCCCGCCCGCCGCACAGCGCTATGTCATCGAGAACGAGATCCGCGTCTTCTACGTGGATGCCTTCAAGATCGCCCGCGACGAGGCCTCCAACGCCGACCTGCAGTTCCGCATGCAGGGCATCGCCTTCCAGGGCGCCTTCTTTGCCGCCTCCCCGGTGATGAAGCGTCGTGGTCTGACCGAAGAAACCCTGTTCAAGGCCATTGAAGATCAGCTGCAGGACAAATTCGGTGGCAAGGGTGCCCGCGTGGTGCAGGACAACCTGCGCGTGGTGCGTCGCGGCTTCGAAGAACTCACCGAAGTCACCGACAAGGTGGTCACCCAGGGTGCCATCGCCTCCGACCAGATCCGCGTGCCGGATATGCCGGTGATGCTCAAGCGCATGCCCCAGTCCTCCATGGCCAGCTCCGACATCCATCGTTTCTGGGAGCAGACCGGCAGCTTCTATGTGTCCGGTCAGGGCAACGACAACCTGGCCGACCCCTTCATCGCCCAGTCCATGATCCCGGCATCCACCGGCATCTACCGGGATATGACCCAGATCCGTTTCGATTACCCGGAATGGAAGCCCGAGAAGTGCACCGCCTGCGGCGACTGCTACACCGTCTGCCCGGACAGTGCCATCCCCGGCCTGACCAACACCATCGGTGAGGTGTTCGACACCGCCGTGCGTCGCATCGAGATCGGTGGCAAGCCCACCCGTCACCTGCGCCGCGCCGTGCGTGATCTGGAAAAGCGCCTGCGCAATGCCCTGACCCAGGCTGGCGACGGCGCCGATGTGCGCGCCGAACTGGACTTCGCCATCACCCATCTGCTGGCCGAAACCGAGCTGGCCGGTGATGACAAGGTCAAGCTGGAAGAAGAACTGGGCTGGTTGAAGAATTCCATTGGTGATTTCCAGTTCGCCGTGACCAAGCCCTATTTCGGCGCCCTGGAAAAACGCGCCAAGGGCAGCGGCGGCCTGTTCTCCCTGACCCTCAACCCCTACACCTGCAAGGGTTGCATGGAATGTGTGGAAATCTGTGAGGAAGACGCCCTGGTGGTGACCCCCCAGAACCCGGAGAGCGTGGACACCATGCGTCGCAACTGGGACTTCTGGATGGATCTGCCCACCACCCGCCCGGACTACATCCGCATTGAGGATCTGGACGAAGGGATCGGTGCCCTGGAGACCCTGCTGCTGGACAAGAAGGCTTACGGCTCCATGAACTGCGGCGATTCCGCCTGCCTGGGTTGCGGTGAAAAGACCACCGTGCACCTGTTCACCGCCACCGTCACGGCCCTGATGCAGCCGCGCGTGAAGGCGCACCTCAAGAAGCTGGATGATCTCATCGAGCGTCTGGAACAGCATGTGCGCCTGAAGCTGGCCGAAGGCATGGATCTGTCCAACGTCCAGGCCGTGAACCAGGTGATCGGTGAACATGCCGACAAGGATCTGACCCTGGCCCGCCTGTCCACCGCCCTGGATGCCGGCGGCAGTCACACCCTGGATCCGGACTGGCTGCAGTGGACCAGTGGCGTGCTGTCCAAGCTCAAGGACCTGCGCTGGCGCTATCTGGAAGGCCCCTCCGGTCGCGGTCGCACCGAGATGGGTGTGATCAACGCCACCGGCTGTACTTCCGTGTGGGGTTCCACCTTCCCCTACAGCCCCTATCCGTTCCCCTGGGCCAGCCACCTGTTCCAGGACACCCCGTCCATGGCCATGGGTATCTTCGAAGGCCACATGGCCAAGATGGCCGAGGGCTTCAAGGCGATTCGCATGGCCGAGCTGGAACTGGCCGGCAAGTACGACCCGCTGGAGCATGATGCCCACTTCGCCCAGTTCAACTGGGAGCAGTTCAGTGATGAGGAATTCCACCTCTGCCCGCCGGTGGTGGGTATCGGCGGCGACGGCGCCATGTACGACATCGGCTTCCAGAACCTGTCCCGTGCGCTGATGTCCGGCATGCCCATCAAGGTGCTGGTGCTGGATACCCAGGTGTACTCCAACACCGGTGGCCAGGCCTGTACCTCCGGCTTCATCAGCCAGGTGTCCGACATGGCGCCCTATGGCAAGGCCTGGAAGGGCAAGGAGGAAACCCGTAAGGAGATCAGCCTGATCGGCATGGCCCACCGCACCAGCTATGTGATGCAGGGCGCCATCTCCAACGTGACCCACCTGCTGGAGAGCTTCATCGAGGGTCTGAACAGCCGTCGTCCGGCCATGTTCAACGTGTATGCCGTGTGCCCGCCGGAACATGGCGTGGGTGATGACGTGGCCTTCGCCCAGTCCAAGCTGGCCGTTGAGTCCCGCGCCTATCCCTTGTTCCGTTACAACCCGGATCGTGGCGTGACCTTCCGCGAGTGCTCCGATCTGGAAGGCAACCCGGCGATGGATGCCGACTGGCCGACCTACACCCTGAAGTATCAGGATGAGAACGGCGAAGAGGGCACCCTGGAACTGCCCATGACCTTTGCCGACTTCGCCCTGACCGAAGGCCGCTTCCGGAAGCACTTCCGCAAGGCCCCGCAGGACACCTGGAACGACGATATGCTGCCGTTGCATGAGTTCCTGGAGATGAGCGAAGACGAGCGGGAAGGACGTTTCCCCTACATCTGGACCGTGGATGAAAAGAACCGTCTGGGTCGGGTGCTGGTCTCCGAGGAACTGGTGCGTTCCGCTGAAGAGCGCCGTGACTTCTGGAAGCAGCTCAAGGGCCTGCTGGGTCTGGACCACGAAGTGGTGGATGCCGACGCTGTGGCCGCGCAGACCCGCACCGACATGGCTCAACGCCTGAGTGCCGCCCTGCTGTCCCTGGCCAGCGGCGAAGGCAATGGCCAGTTGGCCGCTGCTCTGGAAGGGTCCGCTGCGCCGGCTCCTGCCCAGACACCGGCCCTGGCACCCGCAGGGGCGGCTCCGGCCTCAACCCAGGCGGTGTCCCAGGGTGCGTCCAATCCGGCCAACGACGGCGGTAACGGCGGGCTGGCCTGGGAATACGAGCCGGTCTGGGTGGAAACCAACGAGTGCACCGCTTGTGATGAGTGTCTGGAGATCGCCCCCGGGGTGTTCGCCTATGACGACAACAAGCAGGCCGTGGTGGTGGATCCCAAGGGCGGTTCCTACAAGGACATCGTCCGCGCTGCCGAGAAATGTGCCGCCCTGGCGGTGCATCCCGGTACCCCGGCCAATGCCAAGGAACCGGACGCTGAAAAGCTGATGAAGCGCGCCGCGAAGTTCAACTGA
- the rsxC gene encoding electron transport complex subunit RsxC, which produces MGVMSFLTGLTFPRGIHPPELKEDTQHQPIRRLAFAPRMVVPLQQHFGQRAKALVSRHQEVLRGQLIAEADGDMSVPLHAPVTGVVEGIELMPSARGPKGEAIIIRTLPGDSQAVRCAKPRNDLMQASRREITQAIQAAGLVGQGGAAFPTHVKLSVPKGHAVDTLVVNGCECEPYLTTDHRIMLEYTDDVITGVRLAMRAVGAERAIIGVEDNKPDAIKALRERLGKDDVISVGVVRSKYPQGSEKMLIKALLNREVPSGGFPYHVGAVVNNVGTMSQIGRLLPAGEGLIERVITVAGPGVQRPGNYLLPVGTPMRYLLEQVGFQGEDASHLILGGPMMGNTVSSLDVPITKSVSGLVVLPEVEPGSEAARVHPCIRCGRCVDACPVGLNPSDLGRLAAKRQYETMQERLHLSDCFECGSCAYVCPSNIPLVQYFRIAKALNRERIS; this is translated from the coding sequence ATGGGCGTCATGTCATTCCTGACGGGATTGACCTTCCCCCGGGGGATTCATCCCCCGGAGCTGAAGGAAGATACCCAGCATCAGCCCATCCGGCGTCTGGCGTTTGCGCCTCGCATGGTGGTGCCGCTGCAGCAGCACTTTGGCCAGCGGGCCAAGGCGCTGGTCAGCCGCCACCAGGAGGTGCTGCGCGGTCAGCTCATTGCCGAGGCCGACGGCGACATGTCCGTGCCGTTGCATGCCCCGGTGACCGGCGTGGTGGAGGGCATCGAATTGATGCCTTCCGCCCGCGGGCCCAAGGGCGAGGCCATCATCATCCGTACCCTGCCGGGTGACAGTCAGGCCGTGCGTTGCGCCAAGCCCCGCAATGATCTGATGCAGGCCTCGCGCCGGGAGATCACCCAGGCCATTCAGGCTGCGGGCCTGGTGGGGCAGGGCGGGGCCGCGTTCCCTACCCATGTGAAGTTGTCCGTGCCCAAGGGGCATGCGGTGGACACCCTGGTGGTCAACGGCTGCGAATGCGAGCCCTATCTGACCACCGATCACCGCATCATGCTGGAGTACACCGATGATGTGATCACCGGTGTTCGCCTGGCCATGCGGGCGGTGGGGGCCGAACGGGCCATCATCGGCGTGGAGGACAACAAGCCCGACGCCATCAAGGCCCTGCGCGAGCGGCTGGGCAAGGATGATGTCATCTCCGTGGGGGTGGTGAGATCCAAGTACCCCCAGGGCTCGGAGAAGATGCTCATCAAGGCCCTGCTGAACCGGGAGGTCCCTTCCGGCGGGTTCCCCTACCACGTGGGTGCGGTGGTGAACAACGTGGGGACCATGTCCCAGATCGGTCGATTGTTGCCGGCAGGCGAGGGCCTGATCGAGCGGGTGATCACCGTGGCGGGGCCGGGCGTACAGCGACCGGGCAATTACCTCCTGCCGGTGGGCACGCCCATGCGTTACCTGCTGGAGCAGGTGGGTTTTCAGGGCGAGGATGCCAGTCATCTCATCCTGGGTGGGCCCATGATGGGGAACACCGTGTCCTCCCTGGACGTGCCCATTACCAAGAGTGTTTCAGGCCTGGTAGTGCTCCCGGAAGTGGAGCCGGGTTCCGAGGCCGCGCGGGTGCATCCCTGCATCCGTTGTGGTCGCTGTGTGGATGCCTGCCCCGTGGGGCTCAATCCCTCGGACCTGGGGCGCCTGGCTGCCAAACGGCAGTATGAAACCATGCAGGAACGCCTCCACCTGAGTGATTGCTTCGAGTGTGGCTCCTGCGCCTACGTGTGCCCGTCCAACATCCCGCTGGTGCAGTACTTCCGTATCGCCAAGGCCCTGAATCGGGAGCGTATTTCGTGA
- a CDS encoding RnfABCDGE type electron transport complex subunit D — protein sequence MTPLRIELKTSPHLKQAGSVEQIMRNVVLALLPICGFSVYLFGISALALMITTTVTCVATEQLFNKLSRRPGTVSDYSAVITGLLLALTLPPSFPLWMAALSGFIGIALGKAMFGGLGFNLFNPALIGRAFAQAAFPVSVSTWTVPFHPDRFTEFLPSTLAAPFTTPASVDAFTTATPLGEWKFQGIHTDTWDLLTGMVSGSAGETSAIIILLCGLYLIARRMMNWRIPAAVLGGAFLTAAVFYAIDPEFYPTPWFVLFSGGLMLGAFFMASDMVASPVTRSGLWIYGLLIGFLAVIIRFFGGLPEGIMYAILLGNAMSPLIERMTQPRPYGTRKRRQS from the coding sequence GTGACACCACTGCGTATTGAACTCAAAACCTCGCCGCACCTGAAACAGGCCGGCAGCGTTGAGCAGATCATGCGCAACGTGGTGCTGGCGCTGCTGCCCATCTGCGGGTTCTCGGTGTATCTGTTCGGCATCAGTGCCCTGGCGCTGATGATCACCACCACGGTCACCTGCGTGGCCACCGAGCAGCTGTTCAACAAGCTGTCCCGGCGGCCCGGCACTGTGTCCGATTACAGTGCGGTGATCACCGGTCTGCTGCTGGCCCTGACCTTGCCGCCCTCGTTCCCCTTGTGGATGGCGGCCCTGTCGGGTTTTATCGGCATCGCTCTGGGCAAGGCCATGTTCGGTGGCCTGGGTTTCAACCTGTTCAACCCGGCGCTGATCGGTCGGGCCTTTGCGCAGGCGGCCTTCCCGGTATCGGTGTCCACCTGGACGGTGCCCTTCCATCCGGATCGGTTCACCGAGTTCCTGCCCTCCACGCTGGCCGCGCCCTTCACGACGCCGGCCTCGGTGGATGCCTTCACCACGGCCACGCCGCTGGGGGAGTGGAAGTTCCAGGGCATCCACACCGACACCTGGGATCTGCTTACCGGCATGGTCTCCGGTTCCGCAGGCGAGACCTCGGCCATCATCATCCTGCTGTGCGGGCTGTATCTCATCGCCCGGCGCATGATGAACTGGCGCATCCCGGCGGCGGTGCTGGGCGGGGCCTTCCTGACGGCGGCGGTGTTCTATGCCATCGATCCGGAGTTTTATCCCACGCCCTGGTTCGTGCTGTTTTCCGGTGGCCTGATGCTGGGGGCCTTCTTCATGGCCAGCGACATGGTGGCCTCGCCGGTGACTCGATCCGGGCTCTGGATCTACGGGCTGCTGATCGGCTTTCTGGCAGTGATCATCCGGTTCTTCGGTGGTCTGCCGGAAGGAATCATGTACGCCATCCTGCTGGGTAACGCCATGTCGCCCCTGATCGAGCGCATGACCCAACCCCGACCCTACGGAACCCGCAAACGGAGGCAGTCATGA
- a CDS encoding FMN-binding protein, whose amino-acid sequence MSTTASADPQRPAPTSSIKLIGTLGLIALFSGLMVVSVFEFTKPYIAENHRIALERAVLEVIPGAAERREFVLTSDGVFPAGTAPERGRTIHAGFDAEGTFKGVALEASGRGYADVIRILYGYDPSCECIVGMTVLESRETPGLGDKIETDPAFVANFERLDARLATDGSGLANRIRTVDPGAAEQPWEIDGITGATISAEAIGSMIHRSADSVLPELAPHWAAFEQDIQD is encoded by the coding sequence ATGAGCACCACGGCATCGGCGGACCCGCAAAGACCGGCGCCTACGTCCAGCATCAAGCTCATCGGCACGCTGGGTCTGATTGCCCTGTTTTCGGGGCTGATGGTGGTGAGTGTGTTCGAGTTCACCAAGCCCTACATCGCCGAGAACCACCGCATTGCCCTGGAACGGGCCGTGCTGGAGGTCATCCCGGGCGCTGCGGAGCGGCGTGAGTTCGTGCTCACCAGCGATGGCGTCTTCCCGGCCGGGACGGCGCCGGAGCGCGGTCGAACCATTCATGCCGGTTTCGATGCGGAAGGTACCTTCAAGGGCGTGGCCCTGGAGGCCTCCGGGCGCGGCTATGCGGACGTGATCCGTATCCTCTACGGCTATGACCCGTCCTGCGAGTGCATTGTCGGCATGACCGTGCTGGAGAGTCGCGAGACTCCAGGTCTGGGTGACAAGATCGAGACCGATCCGGCGTTCGTTGCCAACTTCGAGCGCCTGGATGCCCGCCTGGCCACCGACGGCTCGGGCCTGGCCAACCGCATTCGCACGGTGGACCCGGGTGCCGCAGAGCAGCCCTGGGAGATCGATGGCATCACCGGTGCGACCATTTCTGCGGAGGCCATTGGCAGCATGATTCACCGCAGTGCCGACTCGGTGCTGCCGGAGCTGGCCCCCCACTGGGCGGCCTTTGAACAGGATATCCAGGACTAA
- the rsxE gene encoding electron transport complex subunit RsxE → MAAKTDKKPITMDTFLSGIWKENPVFVMLLGMCPVLAVTNSVANALAMGLATTFVLLCSNALISVLRHHIPKEVRIASYIVIIATFVTVVDYLIHAISLEIYNALGAFIQLIVANCMILGRAEAFASRNRLSGTLINGLGMGLGFTLALLCLGSVRELLGAGTLLGIPVFGEAFEPWVIMLLPPGGFFVLGAWLLLFAWIKERQIKRAAAGTGEAAAHAR, encoded by the coding sequence ATGGCGGCCAAGACAGACAAGAAACCGATCACCATGGATACCTTCCTGAGTGGTATCTGGAAGGAAAATCCGGTGTTCGTGATGTTGCTGGGCATGTGCCCGGTGCTGGCGGTCACCAACTCCGTGGCCAACGCGCTGGCCATGGGCCTGGCGACCACCTTCGTATTGCTGTGCTCCAATGCGCTGATTTCGGTACTGCGCCACCACATCCCCAAGGAGGTGCGGATCGCGTCCTATATCGTGATCATCGCCACCTTCGTGACCGTGGTGGACTACCTGATTCACGCCATCAGCCTGGAGATCTACAACGCGCTGGGCGCCTTCATCCAGCTCATCGTGGCCAACTGCATGATCCTGGGCCGGGCCGAGGCCTTTGCCTCGCGTAACCGTCTCAGTGGCACCCTGATCAATGGTCTGGGCATGGGCCTTGGGTTCACCCTTGCGCTGCTGTGCCTGGGTTCGGTGCGTGAACTGCTGGGCGCCGGCACCCTGCTGGGTATTCCGGTCTTTGGCGAGGCCTTCGAGCCCTGGGTGATCATGCTGTTGCCGCCGGGCGGGTTCTTCGTCCTGGGCGCATGGCTGCTGCTGTTCGCCTGGATCAAGGAAAGACAGATCAAACGTGCCGCTGCCGGCACCGGGGAGGCTGCCGCTCATGCACGCTGA
- a CDS encoding electron transport complex protein RnfA: protein MHADSIAFIFLNAAIINNFVLALFLGICPLLGVSGKLTTAFSMGLATAFVMLISSVSAWLINEVLTHFDLEFLRLIAYIAVIASAVQLVEMMIKKYSPPLYQALGIFLPLITTNCAILGVALFQTNYEYSFVQSLSYSLGAGAGFILAIVLMAGLREKLELADVPSIARGAAMSLMLAGILSLAFMGFAGLGG, encoded by the coding sequence ATGCACGCTGATTCCATTGCCTTCATCTTTCTCAATGCGGCCATCATCAACAACTTCGTGCTGGCCCTGTTCCTGGGGATCTGCCCGCTGCTGGGTGTGTCCGGCAAGCTCACCACGGCCTTCTCCATGGGGTTGGCCACGGCGTTCGTGATGTTGATCAGCTCGGTATCCGCCTGGCTGATCAACGAGGTGCTCACCCATTTTGATCTGGAATTCCTGCGCCTGATTGCCTATATCGCGGTGATCGCCTCGGCAGTTCAGCTGGTGGAGATGATGATCAAGAAGTACAGCCCGCCCCTGTATCAGGCGCTGGGAATCTTCCTGCCGTTGATCACCACCAACTGCGCCATCCTGGGCGTGGCGCTGTTCCAGACCAATTACGAGTACAGCTTCGTGCAGTCGCTGTCCTACAGCCTGGGCGCTGGCGCCGGCTTCATCCTGGCCATCGTCCTGATGGCGGGGCTGCGTGAGAAGCTGGAACTGGCCGATGTCCCGTCCATCGCCCGCGGCGCCGCCATGAGCCTGATGCTGGCTGGCATCCTGTCCCTGGCATTCATGGGCTTCGCGGGCCTGGGAGGCTGA
- a CDS encoding glutamine amidotransferase, which translates to MAKLLIIKTGTKIPSLQDHPGDYEHWIAHGMRWPMEQVLVADVQAGDPLPDAGSVAAVAITGSGSMVTEQAPWMVRTAHWLTGAVDRGLPILGICFGHQLLAWALGGRADYNPRGIEVGTAIVNLTEAAAEDALFRVLPERFPAQVSHSQSVLALPAGAVRLGWSDMDDHQGFRFGERAWGLQFHPEFDDRIVPHYVEYYRERLLEQGRNADELLGQVQAAPESVGVLGRFGDLVRG; encoded by the coding sequence ATGGCAAAGCTGCTGATCATCAAGACCGGGACGAAGATCCCCTCCCTTCAGGATCATCCGGGGGATTACGAGCACTGGATCGCCCATGGGATGCGCTGGCCCATGGAACAGGTGCTTGTTGCCGATGTGCAGGCTGGCGACCCCTTGCCGGACGCGGGCAGTGTGGCGGCGGTGGCCATCACCGGTTCCGGTTCGATGGTGACCGAACAGGCTCCGTGGATGGTCCGCACCGCCCACTGGCTCACCGGCGCCGTGGATCGGGGGCTGCCGATCCTGGGCATCTGTTTTGGGCACCAGTTGCTGGCCTGGGCCCTGGGAGGCCGGGCGGATTACAACCCCCGGGGTATCGAGGTGGGCACTGCCATCGTGAACCTCACCGAGGCGGCCGCCGAGGATGCCCTGTTCCGTGTGCTGCCCGAGCGGTTCCCGGCCCAGGTGAGTCATAGTCAGTCGGTGCTCGCCCTGCCTGCCGGCGCCGTGCGCCTGGGCTGGAGTGATATGGACGACCATCAGGGCTTCCGTTTCGGCGAGCGAGCCTGGGGCCTGCAGTTTCATCCGGAATTCGATGACCGGATCGTACCCCATTACGTGGAGTACTACCGGGAGCGCCTGCTGGAGCAGGGGCGTAATGCGGATGAGTTGCTCGGCCAGGTGCAGGCGGCGCCGGAGAGTGTGGGCGTGCTGGGGCGGTTCGGGGATCTGGTGCGTGGATAA